Within Bacteroidota bacterium, the genomic segment GTGCCTAGCAACGGTAAAGTAGATTCTATCAAAACCCTGCTCGATGACATATGGACACTCTATAGTGCCGACCTCAAAGCCATATACTTATTGGGGCATGTGCCCATCCCTTATTCAGGCAATATAAATCCCGACGGGCACTCCGACCACGTGGGTGCTTGGCCTGCCGATGGATATTATGGCGACATGGATCAATACTGGCCCGACCTTAGTGTGAACAACAGCATTGCGAGCCGTGCAGAAAACAGAAATATACCCAAAGATGGCAAGTTCGACTATAGTGCATTTCCGGGCCAAGTGGAGCTGCAAGTAGGCCGAGTTTACCTTGGCGATTTTAATATTTTCAGTGAAAGCGAAACCGAACTCACTCAAAAATATTTACAGAAATCGCACAATTTTAAAATGGGAAATACCAAACCAGAGATGTATGGCGTTATTGATGACAACTTTGGATACTTTGGTGGAGAAGCCTTTGCAGCCAATGCTTGGAGAAACTTTGCTCCCCTCATCGGACTTAACAATTACAGTAATGGCAAATATTTTAATTCGATGAAAACACATCCTTACCTATGGAGCTATGGCACAGGCGGTGGTTGGTATCAAGGAGCAAGCGGAGTAGGTAACCAAGACAGTTTTAAATATGATACCATACTTGGCACCTTTTCCATGTTGTTCGGTAGCTACTTTGGCGACTGGGATGTAACCAACAGTTTTCTTCGTGGGCCATTGGCCTCGCCATATTCTACTATACTTACCAATGTATGGGCAGGCCGCCCTTGGTGGCAATTTCACCACATGGCCTTGGGCAATAATATTGGTTTCTCGGCTAACCTTGCTATGAACAATACTGGAACGTATTCAAATGGTTATTCATTTGGGAATGGTTTTGTACATGTATCATTAATGGGCGACCCCTCACTCAGAATGCAGTATTTGCAACCCGCTTCGCAACTTGCAGTAAAGGCTAGTGCCAATGGGCAGCAGGCAGAAATGAGCTGGAAAGCATCGCCTGATAAACGTGTGATTGGTTATCATATATACCGTGCCGACAGTTTATTGGGGATGTATAAACAACTCACCACTAGCCCAGCTACAGGTATTTCTTATACCGATATCACCCCTAAAAACGGCAACAATGCATATATGGTACGTGCCGTGCTTTTGGAAGAAACACCATCGGGAAGTTACTATAACCAAAGCCTGGGAATAAGTGGAGAAATTAAACTAAATACAGGGATTTCAAAAATCGAAAATTCAATTGAAATGAGCGTATATCCTAACCCTGCAAAAGATATATTATATATTCAAACAACTAACAATACCAATAATTTCAGTCTTTCAATAGTGGATTTGCAAGGCAAAGAAATTATAAGAAAAAGTATTAAAGGCACCCTGAATACTATAGATTTGCAAGGCTTTTCAAAAGGTGTATATATGTTGCAATTATATAATAACGATATTCTCAAAACAGTAAAATTTGTAGTCGAATAAAGTTGCAAGTTGCAGCCCTGGGCGGCCCGCGGCGGCGGGGAAGGGTACAACCAACAACTTACAACTAAAAAATCATTCTCCGCCCCGGCGGAAAACCTCATTTAATAATTCAATAGTGAACTCTTGGCAATTCTATCAATACACACAATATCCCGATAACCTTAACTTGCACGATGAAGTGCAATTGCGAGGACTTATCAAGGATTATCCGTACTTTCAGGCGGCTCATTTACTATTGGCCAAATGTTTGAAAAACCAGGACAATTATTCTTTTGAGAAGCAATTAAAGTTGGCTGCCCTTTATGCTCCAAACAGATCATTATTATATAGTTTATTAAAATCGGCTGGCAAACGCGTAATGATAGAAGAGATTGCTTTCCCCGTAATTGAAAAAACTGTGGAAACACCTGTTACTGTTGAGGAAGAGTCTATAGAAATAATGGAAGAGGTAATTGAAGTTTCTGCAGCAGTAGCCGAAGAAACTATAAATACTGCTATTGATACGGAGTCAGATAGTAATGAGATAGAAACTACGGAACAAAAAGAAACGCCAATAGCTGCTGAAGATCTCGATAGGGCAGAAGAAACACCAGCCGAGACTGTTGAACCTGAATTGCCTGCAGGTGTGATATATATTACCGAAACCATCACCCAAGAAATCAGCGATGCTGATACGGTTATTACAGATACCTTTATTGAGGAAACCATCATCGAAGAGAAAACAGTTATTTCAGATACAATAATCGAAGAAATTGTTATCGAAGATAAGCTTACCGAGGAAGTTATTTTTGAAGAAGTTATTATATCAGACCGACTCAATACCACAGAAACGGTTATTGAACCACCACTTGCTGAAAGAGCATTCAGCGAATGGCTCAAGCAAACTGCATCATCCGATACCAGTGTATTCCTTGGCGATAGGGTAGGGGCAAATATATTTAAACAACCAGAAACCAGTTATATAATACCTAGCAAAGCTGCAGAAAATTTTGAAGGACTAACGATGCTTTCACTTGCAAAGACAGAACTCACTCAGCCAAGCACGCCAACGGCCAATGAGCTGCCTATCGAAGTACCAAAACGAACTTTCTCGGACGATATTCTGGAAAAGTTCATTACCTCCAACCCTACCATCAGTCGACCCAAAACCGAGTTCTACAATCCATCGAAGGCTGCAAAGAAAAGCTTAGAGCCTGATGAAAACCTTGTTACTGAAACACTTGCAAAAATAGCTCTGAAACAAGGAAACTATTTGAAGGCCCTAAAAATTTATGAAAAATTAAGTTTGAAATTCCCAGAAAAATTCACCATATTTGCAACCCAAATTAAAAAGATTAAAACCGACAATAATTTAGAATAATATGTTCACTTTTTTATGCATTATACTTATCATCATCGCCCTCATATTAATATTGGCGGTGTTAATACAAAACCCTAAAGGAGGAGGCATCGCTGCCAACTTCAATTTCCCACAACAAATAGTGGGTGTGCAACGTACCAGCGACCTCATAGAAAAAATAACTTGGGGTGTCGCTATTGGCATCTTCATTATTTGCTTGGGTACTAGCTTTAGCAAACCCGATCAAAGCCAAGGTTTTGACAATAAAGTAAAAGATGCCCTTGAGAGCATGCCAACTCCTCCAGATGCACAACCTCCTGCTGCTCCCGCGAAGTAATTATATAATAATTTTGAAAAAGCCTGTTAAGTTTTACTTGATGGGCTTTTTTGCTTTATTAAAATACCCGTTT encodes:
- a CDS encoding T9SS type A sorting domain-containing protein; its protein translation is MKKIPLLFSILFIQAVSFAQLSRDVSVELNAITDSAKHSINLQWWPDSNCTSYVVYKVNTSGGFSKIKTLKKTDISYLDTNIAVGTAYEYKVVKTTTSGVNGVGFINAGMHIPAVGYRGRMVLICEKQMAASLSNEVADLVSDLVADGWFVHRLNVPSNGKVDSIKTLLDDIWTLYSADLKAIYLLGHVPIPYSGNINPDGHSDHVGAWPADGYYGDMDQYWPDLSVNNSIASRAENRNIPKDGKFDYSAFPGQVELQVGRVYLGDFNIFSESETELTQKYLQKSHNFKMGNTKPEMYGVIDDNFGYFGGEAFAANAWRNFAPLIGLNNYSNGKYFNSMKTHPYLWSYGTGGGWYQGASGVGNQDSFKYDTILGTFSMLFGSYFGDWDVTNSFLRGPLASPYSTILTNVWAGRPWWQFHHMALGNNIGFSANLAMNNTGTYSNGYSFGNGFVHVSLMGDPSLRMQYLQPASQLAVKASANGQQAEMSWKASPDKRVIGYHIYRADSLLGMYKQLTTSPATGISYTDITPKNGNNAYMVRAVLLEETPSGSYYNQSLGISGEIKLNTGISKIENSIEMSVYPNPAKDILYIQTTNNTNNFSLSIVDLQGKEIIRKSIKGTLNTIDLQGFSKGVYMLQLYNNDILKTVKFVVE
- the secG gene encoding preprotein translocase subunit SecG, translated to MFTFLCIILIIIALILILAVLIQNPKGGGIAANFNFPQQIVGVQRTSDLIEKITWGVAIGIFIICLGTSFSKPDQSQGFDNKVKDALESMPTPPDAQPPAAPAK